The segment AGAAGACGGCGGGCGGCCGCCGGTCGGAGCCGAGCAGGTCGAGTGCGACCTGGTAGGCGCCGTAACGGTGGAACGGGGCGTCGACCAGGTGCGGTTCGGTGGGCAGGCCGTGCGCGGCCATCGCCAGCTCCCAGCCGGCCACGTGGTCGATCACCGGGTCGCCGGGGGCGGGGGACTCGACCGGGCCGCCGAAGCAGGCCACGTACGGGTGCCCGTGCACCTCCAGCAGGTGGCGGACGATCAGCTCGGAGCCGCCGATGTCGTCGGTGACCACGGCGACGTCGTCGATCGCCTCGGGGCGGCGGTGCAGCAGCACCACCTTGGCGCCCTCCATGGCGGCGAACTCCTCGGCGGCGCGCTGCGAGGGGCCCTGGCTGACCAGGATCAGGCCGGAGACCCGCATGCCGAGGAAGGCGCGGACGTAGTGCACCTCGCGGTCGTCCACGTAGTCGGAGTTGCCGATCAGCACCAGCTTGCCGCGCTCGGAGGCGGCGCGTTCCACCGCGTGCGCCATCTCGGCGAAGAACGGCTGCCGGGCGTCCGGGACGACCATGCCGATCAGGTTGGTGCGCCGCGAGGCCATCGCCTGGGCGACCGAGTTCGGCCGGTACCCGAGCTGCTCGATCGCGGCGAGCACCTTCTCCCTGGTGGCCGGGGCGACCGGCCGGGGACCGTTGTTGATCACATAGCTGACGACCGCCGTCGAGGTGCCAGCCAGTCGGGCTACGTCGTCGCGCGTCACCTTGGCCACGGGGGGAGTCTA is part of the Kitasatospora setae KM-6054 genome and harbors:
- a CDS encoding LacI family DNA-binding transcriptional regulator, translated to MAKVTRDDVARLAGTSTAVVSYVINNGPRPVAPATREKVLAAIEQLGYRPNSVAQAMASRRTNLIGMVVPDARQPFFAEMAHAVERAASERGKLVLIGNSDYVDDREVHYVRAFLGMRVSGLILVSQGPSQRAAEEFAAMEGAKVVLLHRRPEAIDDVAVVTDDIGGSELIVRHLLEVHGHPYVACFGGPVESPAPGDPVIDHVAGWELAMAAHGLPTEPHLVDAPFHRYGAYQVALDLLGSDRRPPAVFCSTDDQAIGVLRAAQELGLRIPEDLAVVGFDDIPEAAFASPPLTTVASDRDAMARAAVDLVLDDSLMVPGSDTERVRKFPSRLVVRRSCGCGGPDDHGHQV